Proteins encoded in a region of the Flavobacterium sp. PMTSA4 genome:
- a CDS encoding nucleotide pyrophosphohydrolase — protein MDLKNSQLEVDKWIKNHGVRYFNELTNMAQLTEEVGEVARIIARRYGEQSEKESDKNKDLGEELADVVFVVLCLANQTGVDLQAAFDKKLDLKTNRDHDRHHNNEKLK, from the coding sequence ATGGACCTAAAAAATTCACAACTAGAAGTAGATAAATGGATAAAAAACCATGGCGTTCGTTATTTTAACGAGCTTACAAATATGGCGCAATTGACAGAAGAAGTTGGTGAAGTCGCCAGAATTATTGCCCGAAGATATGGTGAACAATCAGAAAAAGAAAGTGATAAAAATAAAGATTTAGGCGAAGAATTGGCTGATGTTGTGTTTGTTGTTTTATGCCTTGCAAACCAAACAGGAGTTGACTTACAAGCTGCTTTTGATAAAAAGTTAGATTTAAAAACAAACCGCGATCACGATAGACATCATAATAACGAAAAACTAAAATAG
- the aroA gene encoding 3-phosphoshikimate 1-carboxyvinyltransferase, producing MNLHLNFSSTNKKSSLNITGSKSETNRLLLLQALFPELKLENISISDDSVVMQKSISRSQKVVDIHHAGTAMRFLTAYFAIKENSDVVLTGSSRMKQRPIKFLVDALQQLGAEINYVENENYPPIRIKGKKLTKNKVTLKANVSSQYISALLLIAPKLENGLELVLEGEITSIPYIRMTLALLNEIGIETSFENNIIKVNSKLKTQNPEVKIESDWSSASYYYSIVALSQIGTQIILSNFKKNSFQGDSILVEIYKSFGVETTFVENQIILEKKEYKCSSVKLNLIESPDIAQTIAVTCFGLGVGCRLEGLHTLKIKETDRLEALKKELSKLGAMVFTTDSILQIAPSTRIKENISIKTYQDHRMAMAFAPLALRTNLIIEDSEVVSKSYPTFWDDLKQIGFEIEEIN from the coding sequence TTGAATTTACACTTAAATTTTTCTTCAACTAATAAAAAATCAAGTTTAAACATTACTGGTTCTAAATCGGAAACCAATAGATTATTGTTGCTACAAGCTTTATTTCCCGAATTGAAATTAGAAAATATTTCAATTTCAGATGATTCAGTAGTTATGCAGAAGTCGATATCAAGGAGTCAAAAAGTTGTTGATATTCATCATGCAGGAACTGCTATGCGATTTCTTACGGCATATTTTGCAATTAAGGAAAACAGCGATGTTGTTTTGACAGGTTCATCTCGAATGAAACAGAGACCAATTAAATTTCTTGTAGATGCTTTGCAACAACTCGGCGCAGAAATTAATTATGTCGAAAATGAAAACTATCCGCCAATTAGAATAAAAGGGAAAAAACTAACAAAAAACAAAGTCACTTTAAAAGCAAATGTTAGTAGTCAATATATTTCAGCACTTTTATTGATAGCGCCTAAATTAGAAAATGGTTTGGAGTTAGTTTTAGAAGGAGAAATTACCTCAATACCTTATATCAGGATGACTTTAGCTTTGTTAAATGAAATTGGTATTGAAACCTCATTTGAAAATAATATAATCAAAGTAAATTCAAAACTCAAAACTCAAAATCCAGAAGTAAAAATTGAAAGTGATTGGTCATCAGCATCATATTATTATTCAATAGTTGCATTATCACAAATTGGAACCCAAATTATTTTGTCAAATTTCAAAAAGAATAGTTTTCAAGGTGACTCAATATTGGTAGAAATTTATAAAAGTTTTGGTGTTGAAACAACTTTTGTCGAAAATCAAATTATTCTTGAAAAGAAAGAATATAAGTGTAGTTCAGTAAAATTAAATTTAATTGAATCACCAGACATTGCACAAACAATTGCTGTTACATGCTTCGGACTTGGAGTTGGATGCAGACTTGAAGGTTTACACACTTTAAAAATTAAAGAAACCGATAGATTAGAAGCACTAAAAAAGGAATTGTCAAAACTTGGAGCAATGGTATTTACTACTGATTCAATTTTGCAAATTGCTCCATCTACTAGAATTAAAGAAAATATTTCTATAAAAACGTATCAAGATCATAGAATGGCAATGGCATTTGCGCCTTTAGCTTTGAGAACAAATTTGATTATTGAAGACTCAGAAGTCGTTTCAAAATCATATCCTACTTTTTGGGATGATTTAAAACAAATTGGATTTGAAATTGAGGAAATTAATTAA
- the queA gene encoding tRNA preQ1(34) S-adenosylmethionine ribosyltransferase-isomerase QueA translates to MKLSHFNFNLPAELLAEYPAENRDESRLMVVNRKTKTIEHKLFKDVIDYFSDGDVFILNNTKVFPARMYGNKEKTGARIEVFLLRELNAEQRLWDVLVDPARKIRIGNKLYFGDDDSLVAEVIDNTTSRGRTLRFLYDGSYEDFRMKLLELGETPIPKYINREVTDEDAERYQTIYAKEEGAVAAPTAGLHFSKHLLKRLEIKGVNFAEVTLHVGLGTFNPVEVEDLSKHKMDSEELKITQEACDIVNEAKAKKKKICCVGTTSMRSIESSVSSQGTLNPFEGWTNKFIFPPYDFSIADCMITNFHTPKSTLLMMVSAFCGHDLMKKAYEEAIKEKYKFYSYGDAMLIL, encoded by the coding sequence ATGAAATTATCACATTTTAATTTTAATCTTCCAGCAGAATTATTAGCTGAATATCCAGCAGAAAATAGAGATGAATCTCGTTTGATGGTTGTAAACAGAAAAACAAAAACGATTGAACATAAATTGTTCAAAGACGTTATTGATTATTTTAGTGATGGCGATGTTTTCATTTTAAACAATACCAAAGTTTTTCCTGCTCGCATGTATGGAAACAAAGAAAAAACTGGAGCAAGAATTGAAGTTTTCTTATTAAGAGAACTTAATGCTGAGCAACGTCTTTGGGACGTATTGGTTGATCCAGCAAGAAAAATTAGAATTGGAAACAAATTATATTTTGGAGATGATGATTCATTGGTGGCAGAAGTAATCGATAATACAACATCTCGTGGAAGAACTTTACGTTTTTTATATGATGGTTCTTATGAAGATTTTAGAATGAAGTTACTTGAATTGGGAGAAACTCCAATTCCAAAATACATCAACCGTGAAGTTACAGATGAAGATGCTGAGCGTTACCAAACAATTTACGCAAAAGAAGAAGGTGCGGTTGCTGCTCCTACCGCAGGATTACACTTTTCAAAACATCTTCTAAAAAGATTAGAAATCAAAGGTGTTAATTTTGCTGAGGTAACACTTCATGTTGGTTTAGGAACTTTTAATCCAGTTGAAGTAGAAGATTTATCTAAGCACAAAATGGATTCGGAAGAATTAAAAATTACTCAAGAAGCCTGTGATATAGTTAATGAAGCAAAAGCTAAGAAAAAGAAAATTTGTTGTGTTGGAACTACTTCTATGCGTTCTATAGAAAGTTCGGTTTCTTCTCAAGGAACATTAAATCCTTTTGAAGGATGGACGAATAAATTTATTTTTCCACCATATGATTTTAGTATTGCAGATTGCATGATAACAAATTTTCATACTCCAAAATCAACCTTATTAATGATGGTTTCTGCATTTTGTGGTCACGATTTAATGAAGAAAGCCTACGAAGAAGCAATCAAAGAAAAATATAAGTTTTATTCTTATGGTGACGCGATGTTAATTTTATAA
- the kynU gene encoding kynureninase, with amino-acid sequence MIFQNTLEFAKELDQKDELKNYRNEFIFPQLNGENVIYFTGNSLGLQPKSAKNYVDEVMNDWANLAVEGHFFADKPWWDYHERFAEPLSKLVGAKPSEVTVMNTLTVNLHLLMVSFYKPTTKRYKIICEEKAFPSDQYMFQSQVNFHGYKPEDAIVEIKRREGENNIRLEDIISKINEVGDELALVLFGGVNYYTGQVFDMKSITDAGHKVGAIVGFDLAHAAGNIKLDLHNWNVDFAAWCSYKYMNSGPGNASGCFIHEKHHSSDLPRFAGWWAQKKEKRFLMEPNFDPTVGADGWQVSNLPVLTLAPYLASVEMFAEVGMDKLIAKRNQITAYLEFILHEIDKEIDGTEFEIITPSNQDERACQLSVFLHGQGKDLFHYLMKNGVITDWREPNVIRLAPAPFYCSYEDMYKFGQILKTGILSLSKS; translated from the coding sequence ATGATTTTTCAAAATACCCTTGAATTTGCAAAAGAATTAGACCAAAAAGATGAATTAAAAAATTATAGAAACGAATTTATTTTTCCTCAGCTTAATGGTGAAAATGTAATTTATTTTACTGGAAATTCTCTTGGTTTACAACCAAAATCTGCCAAAAATTATGTTGATGAAGTAATGAATGATTGGGCAAACCTTGCTGTCGAAGGTCATTTTTTTGCAGATAAACCTTGGTGGGATTATCACGAAAGATTTGCTGAACCATTGAGCAAATTGGTTGGAGCAAAGCCGTCAGAAGTAACAGTAATGAATACTTTAACAGTTAATCTTCACCTTTTGATGGTTTCTTTTTATAAACCAACAACAAAACGTTACAAAATTATTTGCGAAGAAAAAGCTTTTCCATCTGACCAATATATGTTTCAATCACAAGTAAATTTTCACGGTTATAAACCAGAAGATGCAATTGTTGAAATCAAACGTCGTGAAGGAGAAAATAACATTCGATTAGAAGATATTATTTCTAAAATAAATGAAGTAGGCGACGAATTGGCATTGGTGCTTTTCGGTGGAGTAAATTATTACACCGGACAAGTTTTTGATATGAAATCAATAACTGATGCAGGTCATAAAGTTGGAGCCATTGTTGGTTTTGATTTAGCTCATGCAGCAGGAAACATTAAACTCGATTTACATAATTGGAATGTAGATTTTGCTGCTTGGTGTTCGTATAAATATATGAATTCTGGACCAGGTAACGCTTCGGGTTGTTTTATTCATGAAAAACATCACAGTTCAGATTTACCAAGATTTGCTGGTTGGTGGGCACAAAAAAAAGAAAAACGATTCTTAATGGAACCAAATTTTGATCCAACCGTTGGAGCCGATGGTTGGCAGGTTAGTAATTTGCCAGTTTTAACATTAGCACCATATTTAGCTTCTGTTGAAATGTTTGCCGAAGTAGGAATGGATAAATTAATTGCAAAAAGAAACCAAATAACAGCTTATCTCGAATTCATTCTTCATGAAATTGATAAAGAAATAGACGGAACAGAATTTGAAATCATTACACCTTCAAATCAAGATGAAAGAGCTTGTCAATTATCGGTTTTTCTTCATGGTCAAGGAAAAGATTTATTTCATTACTTGATGAAAAATGGAGTTATTACCGATTGGCGAGAACCAAATGTTATTCGTTTAGCTCCAGCACCATTTTATTGTTCTTATGAAGACATGTATAAATTTGGTCAAATATTAAAAACTGGAATTTTAAGTTTAAGTAAATCATAA